A region of Solibacillus isronensis DNA encodes the following proteins:
- the tig gene encoding trigger factor — MSVKWEKQEGNEGLLTVTVEAAEVDKALDQAFKKVVKQINVPGFRKGKMPRNVFEKMYGVEALYQDALEIVINSSYPVALDEAGIEPVDYPEIAGTENFAKGTDFTYTATVTVKPEPKLGEYKGLEVTKESAEVTDEEVQSLIDAQLAKKAELEIKEDEAIVEGDTAVIDFEGFVGEEAFEGGKGEDYALEIGSGSFIPGFEEQLVGAKTGETKDVLVTFPEEYHAAELAGKEAKFVVTVKEVKTKVLPDLTDEFAKEIDPEVETVEALRTKLKETTLANKEADVEASLRDELVEKAAANAEVEIPQGMINTEVDRMVQEFGQRLQMQGMNLDLYYQFSGQNEEALRTQMAEEAVNRVRVSLVLEAIGQAENIEVSEEDINTEVEKMAAQFGMSNDQILTALGGTQVLENDIRTQKTVEFLVENAKISN, encoded by the coding sequence ATGTCAGTAAAATGGGAAAAACAAGAAGGTAACGAAGGTTTATTAACGGTTACTGTAGAAGCTGCAGAAGTTGATAAAGCTTTAGACCAAGCTTTCAAAAAAGTAGTAAAACAAATTAATGTACCAGGTTTCCGTAAAGGAAAAATGCCTCGTAACGTATTTGAAAAAATGTACGGTGTAGAAGCTCTTTACCAAGATGCTTTAGAAATCGTTATCAATTCTTCATACCCAGTTGCTTTAGACGAAGCTGGTATTGAGCCAGTTGACTACCCAGAAATCGCGGGTACTGAGAATTTCGCTAAAGGTACTGACTTCACATACACTGCAACAGTAACTGTGAAACCAGAACCTAAATTAGGTGAATACAAAGGTTTAGAAGTAACAAAAGAATCTGCTGAAGTAACAGACGAAGAAGTTCAATCTTTAATCGACGCTCAATTAGCTAAAAAAGCTGAATTAGAAATTAAAGAAGATGAAGCAATCGTTGAAGGCGATACAGCTGTAATCGATTTCGAAGGTTTTGTTGGTGAAGAAGCATTCGAAGGCGGTAAAGGTGAAGACTACGCATTAGAAATCGGTTCTGGTTCATTCATTCCAGGTTTCGAAGAGCAATTAGTAGGTGCTAAAACTGGTGAAACGAAAGATGTATTAGTTACTTTCCCAGAAGAATACCATGCTGCTGAATTAGCTGGTAAAGAAGCGAAATTCGTTGTTACAGTTAAAGAAGTTAAAACAAAAGTATTACCAGACTTAACTGATGAGTTCGCTAAAGAAATCGACCCAGAAGTTGAAACTGTAGAAGCATTACGCACTAAATTAAAAGAAACAACTTTAGCTAACAAAGAAGCAGACGTAGAAGCTTCTTTACGCGACGAGTTAGTTGAAAAAGCAGCTGCTAATGCAGAAGTTGAAATTCCACAAGGTATGATCAACACTGAAGTTGACCGTATGGTTCAAGAATTCGGCCAACGTTTACAAATGCAAGGCATGAACTTAGACCTATACTACCAATTCTCAGGTCAAAACGAAGAAGCATTACGCACTCAAATGGCTGAAGAAGCTGTAAACCGTGTACGTGTATCTTTAGTTTTAGAAGCAATTGGTCAAGCTGAAAATATTGAAGTATCTGAAGAAGATATCAATACAGAAGTTGAAAAAATGGCTGCTCAATTCGGTATGTCAAACGACCAAATTTTAACTGCTTTAGGTGGAACTCAAGTTCTTGAGAACGATATCCGCACTCAAAAAACAGTTGAATTCCTAGTTGAAAACGCTAAAATTTCAAACTAA
- a CDS encoding DUF3196 family protein, whose translation MKENKKNKGHGKVILFPGMTDRLFNEAKYLAENNQYKEANELFEQALLLGEGDEMSLSIFAYSLYEEKNFERAKQVCEELLAIGPNMYFEVMELYLTICMQLRQFKQVEKIIESLFDEQLIPEHEVEKFERLKNLNAHIAENQESHFQAPIIEDDELEEFTATEFLNMSAQQQMMLIHELTEKNIRPYSTELKAIIENDAIQPFIKSLLLILLVEQEINMTVTVTKFDQSIELNPVNFPLPTKLPQYKEITEIIAEQLAQEPSTLEFAMHLIDKHAIVLYPYEWSGYSSEEVAAGYIEYVKTMFGEDGEKNGEIVTFLQNIEKMSDLQE comes from the coding sequence ATGAAAGAAAATAAAAAGAATAAAGGTCATGGAAAAGTAATTTTATTTCCAGGCATGACGGACAGGCTATTTAATGAAGCGAAATATTTGGCTGAAAACAATCAATACAAAGAAGCGAATGAGTTATTTGAGCAAGCTTTGTTGCTAGGTGAGGGGGATGAAATGTCACTTAGTATATTTGCGTACTCATTATATGAAGAAAAAAATTTCGAGCGTGCAAAACAAGTATGTGAGGAATTGCTTGCGATAGGTCCTAACATGTACTTTGAAGTAATGGAACTGTACTTAACGATCTGCATGCAATTACGCCAATTTAAACAAGTTGAAAAAATCATTGAATCATTGTTTGACGAGCAGTTAATTCCTGAACATGAAGTGGAAAAATTCGAACGCTTAAAAAACTTGAATGCCCATATTGCCGAAAATCAGGAATCCCATTTTCAAGCACCAATTATTGAAGACGACGAACTTGAGGAATTTACGGCAACAGAATTTCTAAATATGTCCGCACAACAGCAAATGATGCTCATTCATGAGCTTACGGAAAAGAACATCCGTCCATATTCAACTGAATTGAAAGCCATCATTGAAAACGATGCAATACAACCGTTTATAAAAAGTCTACTGCTCATCCTGCTTGTTGAACAGGAAATCAATATGACGGTTACTGTTACAAAATTTGACCAGTCCATAGAATTAAACCCGGTGAATTTTCCGTTGCCGACGAAGCTGCCTCAATATAAGGAAATTACGGAAATAATAGCGGAACAATTGGCGCAGGAGCCTTCGACTTTAGAGTTTGCGATGCACTTAATCGATAAGCATGCAATCGTCCTTTATCCGTATGAATGGTCCGGTTATTCCAGTGAAGAAGTTGCAGCAGGCTATATCGAATACGTGAAAACAATGTTCGGTGAAGATGGAGAAAAGAACGGTGAAATAGTAACTTTTTTACAAAACATAGAAAAAATGTCGGATTTGCAAGAGTAG